The Treponema succinifaciens DSM 2489 region GGGACTTTTGATGTATACTTGATAATAAATACACAAAAGGTGTTTTTTTTATGAAAAAATTTTGCATTTTTTTGTTTTTTTTAAACAATTTACTATTCATCAGTATAGTTTTTTTCTTTTCCAATGGACTATTTCCCATTCAGCAAGAGATTGACTGCCTGCTTTTTTTCTTATTTTATCAATAATACTTTTATATTCATTCTTATCTTCTATCTGAGTCCAGTTACAGCCTTTAATCCCTGCATTTTCAAGATTGATTCTGTCTATTGGAAGATGCGGCGGTTCTTCAATAAAACCTACGCACCAATAATATTTGCACATCATATTCAGAAGTTTCTGACAGGTGCCGAAATTCAATCTATTTCCCAGTTCTATGCTTTTTTCCTGAAGTTCTGCAATATTCTTGATATGCTCTTCTTCTGTTACTTTCCTTTCGCCATAAACTTTTGATAGCTTGTCTTCCAGAAATTCTTTTATGTTTTTTCTAAAATTACCTTTTGCTTTATCTGTAGTGTTTTTATTCCAAACTAAATTATGCTCTGTTGCGGCATTCCACGAGAAAATAAAAAATTCAGTTTTAAGAAATTGCTCTTTTGAATTGCTCATTGATATAAAATCTCCTGTTTTCAGTATTTTGACACCTTCATTCTAGCGCATCAGCTGAAAATTCCTTTGGGACTCTTTCCTAAAATTCTTGGGAAAATTTCCCAAACAAAAACGGGACTTTTGATGTATACTTGGCGCATGAGCAAAAGTGTTGCTTTAACATTGAAGCATGTTTTTAAAATTGAATTACTCATCATCTATGTGGCAATAATCAATTTTGGGTTTTCCATTTATTTTAAGACCTACTCAAACAAAAAGATTTCGGAACTGGATTCTCAGATGCTCAAAGTCCAGCTGGAAGAAAACAGCGGCAATTTTAATCATGATGATTTGATAGAAAAACTCACTTACGATTACGCGCCTTTTACTTATTTTGATGAAGAATTAAAAACTGAACTTTCAGAGATTATTGAACTTCTGGAAACAAATCAGAGCACAATTGAGCCGATAATCACTTTTCAAAACAACATGCACCAGACGCAGAACCGCCTGAACCTTGGCTACGACACACTTTTGTACTGCTCTCTCATCCTCATTATGATTGCAGTTTTTCTGATTGTAGAAAAATCCTTTAAAAACAGAATTGACCTTCACCGCCTTAAAGTTATGAGCGAAGAACAGTCTAAAATCAGCCGCAACCTTCACGACGGTGTTGCTCAGGATCTAGCCGCCCTCAAACTTTATCTTGAAAAGGAAGATATTTCAAAATCAAAGTTTTATGCTCAGCAGGCTTTTAACGAAGTGCGCTATATGATTGGAACCACTCACCTGAACTTAAGTGAAACTTTTGAGGAAATCGTAAAAAAACTTGCGGTGACGCTTGAAGCAAACTACGGGATTTCCACCAAGGTCTTCATCGGTTCAACTAAAATTCAGCATTTAAGCGAAAATGTCCAAATTGAACTCGTCCGCATTTTGCAGGAAGCTCTTTCCAACATCAGCCGTCATGCAAATGCCAGTAACGTGGAAATCCGTTTTGTAGATGGAATCGACGACTTCCGCTTTATTATAAAAGATGATGGCAAAGGTTTTTCGGAAGAAGAAGTTGAACTTAAAAACAAGCAGAGCGCCAAAAAGCATTACGGCGTTTCTAACATAAAAGAGCGAGTGGAACTTTTGGGCGGCACTGTCAATTTTATAAGCGAGGGAGGAACAACAATTGCAATCACAATTAAAGATTCTGTTCGTTGATGATCATGTGGGCTTACGCGACGGCATGACGCAGATGCTTAAAAATAAAGATTCCTCTTTTGATTTTGTGTGCGCAAGTGATTATGAAAGCGCACTGGAAACCTTAAAGGAAAACCGCGGCATCAAAATTGTCATTCTTGATTTGAACCTAGACGGCAGAAGCGGACTTGAATTGATTCCCGAACTCAAAAAGCTTTCTCCCGACATTGCTATTTTGATTTACACCATGTTCAATGATGTGATTCATGTTGAAAATTCTCTTTTGAACGGAGTCTAGGGCTACATTACAAAAGACGCAACAATTGATGAACTTGCCTCTGCAATTACTACTGTTGCAAACGGCAATTCATATTTTAATAAGGCTGCAACTGAACTGATGCAATCCCTCCTTGTAAAACATGGGCGCGAACACGACATCACAAATGATTTGAGCTACCTTTTTGATAACTACAAATCACTTTCCAAAAAAGAGCGTGAAGTTTTTATTCTTCTTTCGCAGGATATGCACGTTGCAGACATTGCAAAAAAGCTCGGTAAATCAGAAAAAACAGTCATTAATCAGCGAACCGAAGTCTATTCAAAACTCGATATTAAAGACAGGCACGACCTTCTTGAAAAAGCAAAACTTCTGGGGCTTACAGTATGAGCGGCAACTTAATAAACAGCAGGTTGCCGGACAAAAACTGGACACCGCGCAGAATAATTTTTACAGTTCTCTTTATAGCAATTTCAATCGGAATAAATTATCTAGGTTCATTTCTGGCGGGATTAATTGCATTTCCTCTTTATCTTGATTCAGTAATGACAATTGCGGTAACTGCTTTGTGCGGACTTGTACCAGGCTTAATCTGCGCTTTTGGTTCAAATCTTCTTTTGTTCATTTTTGCACACACGGGAATCTTCTTTTCTGCATGTCATCTTTCTACTGCGCTGATTGCTTGGCTGGTTTTCCGTGCCGAAAGGAAAAAACATCCTAATGAAAAACTGCTTTCTTCTGACAGTTTTATGTGGGCTGGATTTTTAGCCGCAATCAGCAATTCAATTATCGGCGACACAATTTCGACCTTTGTTTATGGCGCAAACACATCAATTCCGCAGGTTGATAACGCAGTTCAGGGAATCTACGTTGTAATCAGAAGCCTGCCGGTTGCAGCATACATAGGCGGCACAATCACAAACTTTGTAGATAAGCTTGTAAGTGCCACAATTTGCCTTTTTATTTACCGCTTCGTTAAGAAAGTTTTTTCGAACTTACCGTCATTCTGAAACACAACAGATTAGTTTTCCTCTGTCGCAGTAACTTTATTCCAGAAGCCCTCAAAGAATATTCAAAACACCCGGAACACGTAGCAGTTGCAGATAGCAAGGTTCGTCCATTTACAGCAAGCCGTGCCTGCCTGGATTTTGAAATATAAACGAGAGCCAGAATGAAACTCTTCGGTCGCAAGAAAGCAAGGAAAGCTGACCTACAATTCGATCCCGAAACTCAGTATGCCGTAATCCGCTCTTCAATCTGCACTGGAGAAGCGGTATTCGCCGGCGGCATATTGAAAAGTCGCGGAAATCGTTTAATTGTGGTATACTAAAACCATGAGCAAAGCACTTTCTTCAGAAGAAAAAAGAATTCGCCAGACAAAACGCGATGAAAAAAGAATCGAAAAACTTTTAACACCAAAACTTGATGAACGCTGCTACGAAATTCTCCGAATTCTACGAGATGCGCCAAATCATCCAGAAATAAAATACAATTCAAAATATTTTGAAAATCATTTTCAAACTTCAAACATAACAATTCTTAGAGCAATCCGAAGCTTAAAAGACATGGATTTAATAGAAGAAAAACAAATACACGGAAGTTATAAAATCAAAAAAACAGTCGATGAAATCTACTCCAATGAAACTAAAAAAAATATCGCACTTGTGGCAAGCCTAAAAGGCCTTCTACAGCAATACAAAAATACACCAATTTTCGAAAGCATTACAAAACTGATTTATTTTCTTGAACCAAAAGTTGCAAAAGAAGATTCCGTTTTATCTTCCGGGCGCGTAATTGTTTCCCCTCAAATGGAATATGACATCAACGTAAAAAACTGGGATAAAATAAACGAAGCCTTATCAAAAAACCGAAAAATACAATTTCGCTACACAAAACCATACACAAATAATGAAGCAAAGCGTTTGTATGGCCTTTCCAGCTTATTCTTGACAACGGTTCTGTATATCTTTTTGCCTACAGTGAATATGCGGACACAGTTCTTCTATATGATTTGAATTTTATGGCAGATATTGTTATTACAGGCGAAGAATTCAAGCTTCCTAAAAAATACGATTTCAATAACTATTGTGGCGGCGGCAGACTTGGAGCATTTAAAAGCGATAATGTTGAAAAATATAAAATCCGTTTTACAGGATATGCAAAAGATTGGATAAAGCTTCACAAATGGGCAGATGATCAAGAATTTAAGGAAGATAAAAAATCCACAACAATAACTTTTTCCTCAAGTCAATTTGAAAAAGTGCTTCAATTAATTTTTTCATGGGGCTCACAAGCAGAACCACTTGAACCAAAACAACTGGTAAAAAGATGGAAAGAAGAAATCACCGCCTTATGGAAAAAAATAAAATAAATTCAAACTAGTTATCCTTAAATTATTTTATAATGAAAATCTGTATCAAAATCAGTAAGCTCTTTTTGAAGGCAGAAGAATTTTCTAATTTTATTAAGCTCTCTTTTTTTTAATCCACCGTGAAGAATTGTGAATCTGCCTGTATCTTTGTGAAAAACAACGCGTCCGCGAGGAATATAAAAGTATTCAGATTGTAAGTTTTGTGGAATTTTATCAAGTTCCCCGTTTTTCAAAAGCTGTTCCCAGAACTCCGCATGGTCTGAAAGTCCTGTGATACATTCACCATAAGGCAAACCATTTTCAACGGCAACAGAATCCGCAAACAGAACTTCACCATAATAAAACCACCAGATTCCAACAGATGGTGTTTTACAACATAGCATATTATGCAACCTCCTGATGTTTATCATACATTGAACAAAACGAAAATCCTCGACGATTATATCATAAAATATTACGATGTGCTTCATACGCAGGGGGAAATGGCTTTAGTCGAAGATATTTCTGATTTTGTACGTGAAAAAGGAATCGCTGTATGACAGTTTTTCACGGTTCCAACAAGGAAATTCAGGCTCCTGATGTTTCTTTTTCTAAAAACTATTTGGATTTTGGAAAATGATTTTATGTCACAACTTACCAGAATCAGGCTGAAAAGTGGCTTGATTTTGTATGTTCATGCAGAAAGGGCGACAATCTGAATGAATCCTATGATATGATAATCGAAAACGTTGCCAATGATGATGTATTTAAGACTGTGGATATGTATTTCCGAGGTTTATGGGATAAAAACAGAACCATAGAAGAATTAAGATATTATAAAATGAATGACCAAATCTGCATCGTAAATCAGGAAGTTCTTACTGCTGTTCTGAAATTCGAAAAATCCTATTTGGTTGAAAATAAATTACAAATTCAAAAGATTTAACTGAAATTTATAAACAGAATCTCGAAACAGATATT contains the following coding sequences:
- a CDS encoding sensor histidine kinase, yielding MSKSVALTLKHVFKIELLIIYVAIINFGFSIYFKTYSNKKISELDSQMLKVQLEENSGNFNHDDLIEKLTYDYAPFTYFDEELKTELSEIIELLETNQSTIEPIITFQNNMHQTQNRLNLGYDTLLYCSLILIMIAVFLIVEKSFKNRIDLHRLKVMSEEQSKISRNLHDGVAQDLAALKLYLEKEDISKSKFYAQQAFNEVRYMIGTTHLNLSETFEEIVKKLAVTLEANYGISTKVFIGSTKIQHLSENVQIELVRILQEALSNISRHANASNVEIRFVDGIDDFRFIIKDDGKGFSEEEVELKNKQSAKKHYGVSNIKERVELLGGTVNFISEGGTTIAITIKDSVR
- a CDS encoding response regulator; the encoded protein is MQSQLKILFVDDHVGLRDGMTQMLKNKDSSFDFVCASDYESALETLKENRGIKIVILDLNLDGRSGLELIPELKKLSPDIAILIYTMFNDVIHVENSLLNGV
- a CDS encoding helix-turn-helix domain-containing protein translates to MQSLLVKHGREHDITNDLSYLFDNYKSLSKKEREVFILLSQDMHVADIAKKLGKSEKTVINQRTEVYSKLDIKDRHDLLEKAKLLGLTV
- a CDS encoding Dabb family protein, with translation MPEALKEYSKHPEHVAVADSKVRPFTASRACLDFEI
- a CDS encoding WYL domain-containing protein, whose translation is MLDNGSVYLFAYSEYADTVLLYDLNFMADIVITGEEFKLPKKYDFNNYCGGGRLGAFKSDNVEKYKIRFTGYAKDWIKLHKWADDQEFKEDKKSTTITFSSSQFEKVLQLIFSWGSQAEPLEPKQLVKRWKEEITALWKKIK
- a CDS encoding DUF3791 domain-containing protein translates to MQPPDVYHTLNKTKILDDYIIKYYDVLHTQGEMALVEDISDFVREKGIAV